Proteins encoded in a region of the Rutidosis leptorrhynchoides isolate AG116_Rl617_1_P2 chromosome 9, CSIRO_AGI_Rlap_v1, whole genome shotgun sequence genome:
- the LOC139868635 gene encoding uncharacterized protein: MRATKSSVEDFEQGLKKNSQQVDKIPKKGNTSSGLVTKDKNAVPVFEKSDYSVDTGLRDHDYDDDDVTLEDVRDDENEQNYNDGTYSYEDDDEFVVYDFREPKTETEVINNNELNEDETEAVVQNPQRNSQVARKRGPTSMPKVWNQKPGFRINIEVNSHGQHINENASKLTHALGIIARSCKHCPIYLPWTKVSAKNKQEMLQHLRTKFVIPEHANTWMLKSIGRKMKNWRARLKKKYWDSEKSFKKQVKSRPKEMQRDHWKLLVTYWNNERDKELSSKNKANRAKKKMVQLTGKKSYARIRAEIKAKEGKSPTRMDMFRRCFSRGGNTKSQAAKIAITNMDELAKTLPEGSTDKPGLDDVFSQVMGKNKYGAADMYGLGVRASDLWGKLPSRNVVCMENIQLKSENKELTEENVYLKEQLARKDGSVVEDSTTPQGLTVVNVAPLLKVGDEVFLHNILNPSEKVGRGWLRTLDPTEVIGGVEIGDDWCGVHLQHVLKKGADVVRPFDLIKKVEEATGVTIAWPSTFISVVPLN, from the exons ATGAGGGCAACAAAGAGTAGCGTCGAAGATTTTGAGCAAGGCCTCAAAAAAAATTCTCAACAAGTTGATAAGATTCCAAAAAAAGGGAATACATCTAGTGGATTAGTCACAAAAG ATAAGAATGCAGTACCTGTTTTTGAAAAAAGTGACTATTCAGTAGACACAGGGTTGAGAGATCAtgactatgatgatgatgatgttactcTTGAAGATGTTAGAGATGATGAAAATGAACAGAATTACAACGATGGAACTTAtagttatgaagatgatgatgagtttGTAGTTTATGACTTTCGCGAACCGAAAACAGAAACAG AAGTGATTAACAACAATGAGCTTAATGAAGATGAGACAGAAGCTGTCGTTCAGAATCCACAAAGAAACA GTCAAGTGGCAAGAAAGAGGGGACCTACAAGTATGCCAAAAGTCTGGAATCAAAAACCTGGCTTTCGAATTAATATTGAAGTTAATAGCCACGGTCAACATATCAATGAAAATGCTAGTAAACTCACCCATGCCCTGGGAATCATTGCAAGGAGTTGCAAGCATTGTCCAATTTATTTACCATGGACTAAAGTTTCTGCCAAAAATAAGCAAGAGATGCTTCAACATTTAAGG ACAAAGTTTGTTATTCCCGAACATGCTAATACTTGGATGCTCAAATCAATTGGGAGGAAAATGAAAAACTGGAGGGCAAGATTAAAGAAGAAATACTGGGATTCAGAAAAATCATTTAAGAAGCAAGTAAAATCAAGGCCTAAAGAAATGCAGAGAGATCATTGGAAGCTACTTGTAACTTATTGGAATAATGAAAGGGATAAG GAGCTAAGTTCGAAAAATAAAGCAAATCGGGCAAAAAAGAAAATGGTGCAGCTGACCGGTAAAAAGAGTTATGCACGTATACGTGCGGAGATAAAG GCTAAAGAGGGAAAATCTCCAACTCGAATGGATATGTTTCGAAGATGTTTTTCCAGAGGAGGCAATACTAAAAGTCAGGCAGCAAAAATCGCAATT ACAAACATGGACGAGCTAGCTAAAACACTGCCTGAAGGTTCAACGGATAAGCCTGGTCTAGATGATGTTTTTTCCCAAGTTATGGGTAAGAATAAATATGGTGCAGCGGATATGTATGGATTAGGTGTTCGGGCTTCTGATCTTTGGGGTAAATTACCAAGTCGTAATGTTGTTTGTATGGAGAACATTCAACTCAAGTCGGAGAACAAAGAACTTACTGAAGAAAATGTATATCTGAAAGAACAGTTGGCACGTAAGGATGGTTCAGTTGTTGAAGATAGCACAACACCACAGGGCCTCACTGTAGTCAATGTTGCTCCACTTCTTAAG GTTGGAGATGAAGTTTTTTTGCACAATATACTTAACCCTAGTGAGAAGGTAGGAAGAGGATGGTTGAGGACGTTGGATCCAACTGAGGTAATTGGCGGTGTAGAGATTGGAGATGATTGGTGTGGGGTACATCTTCAACATGTCCTTAAAAAAGGTGCTGATGTGGTTAGGCCATTTGATCTGATTAAGAAAGTTGAAGAAGCTACGGGCGTAACTATCGCGTGGCCTTCTACGTTCATATCG gtGGTACCCTTGAATTAA
- the LOC139868634 gene encoding uncharacterized protein: MDPSWLYFTRESETYEKGLDKYLDYMFKTEAMNGQISCPCKDCRDMLWVERDDAKTHLICVGFIKGYRFPAAVTKQFDSPMMDAEDDMSGLVQGAFHWFSDDEEENENLSIPNINAERFYNVLRDLKKELYPGCKKFSVLSFIIRLYHSKCVGKCNDKGFNMILDTVREAFPDATIPKSLYEVRKIIRDLGLGYEKIDACENDCMLYWKENKDKTKCDVCKKSRYKESGQGNEDDQSNTSDDNGQKIGAKVLRYFPLIPRLQRLFMSPKTAVTMRWHEEGRTKDGFLRHPADSPAWKTLDSINPVFAKDVRNVRLGLASDGFNPFGNKNLSHSTWPVVLIPYNLPPWLCMKKPYILLTLLIPGPCAPSNNIDVYMRPLVDELKELWDTGVMTYDSSTKTNFCICEPIRMEH; this comes from the coding sequence ATGGACCCGAGTTGGTTGTATTTCACAAGAGAATCTGAAACGTATGAAAAAGGACTAGATAAATATCTTGATTATATGTTTAAAACAGAAGCCATGAATGGTCAGATATCATGTCCTTGCAAAGACTGCCGGGACATGTTATGGGTTGAGCGGGATGATGCTAAAACGCATCTGATATGTGTTGGGTTTATAAAAGGGTATAGATTTCCAGCTGCTGTTACCAAACAATTTGATAGTCCTATGATGGATGCCGAAGATGATATGAGTGGATTGGTTCAAGGCGCCTTCCACTGGTTTAGCGATGacgaagaagaaaatgaaaatctAAGTATACCAAACATAAATGCTGAACGGTTTTATAATGTATTGAGAGATTTAAAGAAAGAACTTTATCCTGGATGTAAAAAATTCAGTGTACTCTCTTTTATAATCAGACTATACCATTCTAAGTGTGTTGGTAAATGTAATGACAAAGGATTCAATATGATTCTTGATACAGTGAGGGAAGCCTTCCCTGATGCTACCATACCAAAGTCTTTGTATGAAGTAAGGAAGATAATAAGAGACTTGGGGCTTGGTTATGAGAAAATTGATGCATGTGAAAATGATTGTATGTTGTATTGGAAAGAAAACAAGGATAAAACAAAATGTGACGTATGTAAAAAGTCAAGATATAAAGAAAGTGGACAAGGTAATGAAGATGATCAGTCCAACACATCAGATGATAATGGTCAGAAGATTGGGGCAAAAGTTTTACGCTATTTTCCGCTCATACCCCGGCTGCAAAGATTGTTTATGTCACCTAAAACGGCAGTCACCATGAGATGGCATGAAGAGGGTCGTACGAAAGACGGTTTTTTGAGGCATCCAGCTGACTCACCTGCTTGGAAAACATTAGATTCCATTAACCCTGTATTTGCTAAAGATGTTCGTAATGTCAGGCTAGGTTTAGCAAGTGATGGGTTTAACCCATTTGGAAATAAGAATCTTTCGCATAGTACATGGCCAGTAGTATTGATACCATATAATCTACCTCCATGGTTGTGCATGAAAAAACCATACATCTTGCTAACTTTACTTATACCTGGCCCATGTGCTCCGAGTAATAATATAGATGTCTATATGAGACCATTAGTGGATGAGCTTAAGGAGTTGTGGGATACTGGAGTAATGACCTATGACTCATCAACAAAGACTAATTTCTGCATATGTGAACCTATCAGGATGGAGCACTAA